GAGAAATTCCGGCGCATCCTCGACGCCATGCGCGCCCGCTGCCCGGACTTGTGGGTGTCTACAGACGTCATTGTCGGCTATCCCGGCGAGACGGAGGAGGACTTTGACATGACCTGCGAGGTCTTCGAGCAGATCGGCTTCGATATGGCTTTTATCTTCAAGTACAGCGTCCGCCCGGACACGACCGCCGAGGCCCTTGGCGATCCGATCCCGGCCGAGGTCAAGGATGCACGGAACAAGCTCCTCCTCGACAAGCTCCAGGCCCGCTCACTGGCCCGTAACCAGTCCTTGGTTGGGCAGACGCTGGAGGTGCTGGTCGAGGGGCCGGCCCGGCGCGGAGAGAATCGCTTCACCGGTCGCACCCGTGGCTACCGCAAGGTGGTTTTTGACGGTAACGAGCGCCTTGTCGGCCAGCTTGTGCCGGTGACGATCCGTGAGGCCACCGTCACAACGCTGGATGGGGAGCTCGTCCTGAGCGGGGTGGACGCCGATGTGGCTGCACTCTGAGGCGACTCTCTTGCTAGTCGCCAGAGGGCTGTCATCTCTATGAGGAGGTGCACACCGATATTTAGAGGATTATTTCTCTGGGAGGGGTGTGTTTACGATATTTTTACAAATTAAGCGGCCTGATGCTTGCTTTGCGGGGACTGTTCATCAACATGGCGCGAGGTGAGTAGAAAATGGACGAACTACATGGAATTTATCCGGCGTTGCGGAGGGGCTGTGACCTTCGAGCGTTTCATGCGTGAGGCGCTTTATCACCCGGATAGCGGCTACTACTCTCAGCACATTACGAATGTCGGGCGTGAGGGCGATTTTTCCACAACCACGACGTTAAACTCCATCCTTGGGGACGCCGTGGCGGCCTGGCTGGTTGATCAACGGCACCGGCTCTTTGGGGATACGCCCTGCGCAGTGATTGAGCTTGGCCCCGGTAATGGCGCTCTACTGCGGCAGGTTCACCAGGCACTGGAGAAGGAAAAGCGTATCGAGGGCTTTAGTTTCTGTGCGGTGGAGACCTCTCCGGTGTTCCGGGCTGGACTGCGTCGCAGTTTCCAGGGGGCAGTTGAGGTCTGCGACACACTGGCTCAGGCGCTGGAGCTCTGCGATGGGCGTGCGCTCATCTACTCGAATGAGTTTGTGGATGCCTTTCCGGCTGTGCAGCTGGCGTGGCGCAAGGACGACTGGAGGGAAATTTACGTCGGGGTAGACGATGGGGAGCCCCATGAGTGGAGCAAGCCGCTGCTGCGCGGGATCGACGCCGACGCTCCTACCCGTGTGCGCGAGGACCTGCGCATCTTTGTGCATCCGTCCTACCATGCCTGGCTGCGGCGCAGCCTGTCCCGGCTCAAGCTCGGGGCGGTACTGACGATCGACTATGGCAAAGCCTATCCCTCGACCGAGTGCCGCGCCTACCGGCGTCACGAGCGTCTGGAGGGGATGGATATATTCGCGCATATGGGCGAGCAGGATGTGACCTGCGATGTCAACTTTACGGACCTGCGGCGTTGGGGCGAGCAACTGGGCCTTCGCACGCGCGGCATGGGCTCGCAAGCGGAGTTTTTGGAGAAGTGGGTGCCCGATTTGGCTGAGCGCGTGCAGGCCAGCCCGGCTGCGGCTTTTGTCGCGGACCCCTTCGGGGCTGGCGGGGCTTTTTACGTACTTGAGCAGGTACGCCCCCATGTTTGAGGCGGCAGGCTTGCATCGGCGGTAAATGCGAGGCAGAATCCTACGGACTTGAACGCCGTTTAACCATGTGGGACGAAGCTTACGACACCGACGAATACGTGTTCGGCACTGCGCCGAACGACTTCCTGGCTCAGCAATACAAGCAATTGCCGAAGGGGGACATCCTCTTCCTGGCCGGGCAGGGCTATCACGTGACGGCGGTGGATAACTCCACGGTCGGCCTGAAAAAAGCCGCTGCCCTCGCCAAGTCAAAAGGCGTCGAAGTAAACTACATCCACGCCGACCTCGCCGAGTATGACCTCGGCCGTACATGCTGGGACGGCATCGTGGTGATCTTTTGTCACCTGCCGCCGGAGCTGCGGGCAAAGGTTTACCGGGGCATCGTGAATGCCCTCAAGCCCGGTGGCCTGCTCCTGCTGGAGTGCTACGGGCCGGGGCAGATGGCCTTTGGTACCGGGGGGCCGCGTGAGGAGTCGCTGCTCCTCAGCGCGGACATCGTTCGCCGCGAGCTGGTGGGGCTGGACTTTGAGCTTTTGGAGGAGAAACACCGTCCGGTCGTTGAGGGCAAGCGCCACAGTGGCCAGGCCTCCGTCGTCCAGGTCCTCGCCCGTCGGGCTACACCCGCTGGCAATGACGGGGCCTAGGCTGGGTCCTGCTCTGGGGAAGAATCAGTTTGACGCTCCGGCGAGGCGGGTGTTCTTTTTTTTGCATCGATATGAATCACGCACGCACGCGCACCCTCGTTATTGTAGGAAGCTGGATTCGCCTTTGGGCGGATGGAGCTCTCCGGTGACGCCGTGTGCGCATCTGCCGGAGCGGCCTGACGGATCAGGGCTTTCGCAGATGAACGTGAGACACCAGACCGCCGGGTCGCTTTTTCTAAAGCGAAGTCAGCCATGAAACGACCCGAATCCCAAACATCTCCCATCGACGGACACCGTCGGGGTGTGCTCTTGATGGTCCTGTCCATCTTCCTCTTTGCGGCCAGCAGCCTTATCTTTAAGGCTGCCGGTGATATGCCGGGTGTGACGGGGTGGGTCATTTCTCTGGCGCGTGGCGCAGTTGGGCTGGGGATCGTGGTCGTGTTTTTCTGGCCGCGCGGGCAGTTTCAGCCCACCCACCTCTTTACGAATAAACTGCTCGTGCTTCGCGGCATTCTCGGTGGCGGAAACCTGACCCTCCTCTACATGACAATGCTCGAACTGGGGGCTGGGCGCGCGATCGTGCTCAACTGCATGTACCCGATTTTCGGGAGTATCCTGGCCGCGATTTTCCTGAAGGAGAAGCTGCGGGTGGTGCAGTTCTTCTGGATGGGGCTGGCGTTTTTCGGGCTCACTCTGATCACGGGCATCTGGGAGCAGGGGCTGGACATCAACGGCTACTATGCTCTCGGTGTGCTGGGGGCGTTCGTCGCTGGCTGTGTGATCGTGGTCATCCGGCACCTCTCGCGCACGGAGCACACCGCCACGATTTTCTCTGCCCAGTGCTTTTACGCCGTGCTGGTCGCTATCGGGCCGGTCGCTGCGCACCCGCAGATCCCACCGCCCGCTGCGTTGGCCGTGCTGGTGCTGGGGGGAATCCTGGTCAGTGGAGGTCAGCTCTCCATGACGCGCGCGTACCTGTATCTGCCGGTGGCGCAGGGATCGAGCATGCAGCTCTCTCTGCCGGTCGTAACGGCGCTCGGAGCGGTTGTTTTCCTCGGGGAGCAGTTCAGCCTGATCGAGGCGTTCGGTGCTGCCCTGATCATCGTCGGCTGCCTCCAGATGGTTCGCCTTAAACACCGGGGATGATCCGTCCCGACCCACGCGGTGAATCTCCCGCCCTGCAAGCGAAAGCTGGCATTTGGTGCACTGATGCCCGATATTAGCCGCATGCAGGAAACGGCCAAAGAGGGGCTGCAACGCCGTGCCAAGGCACTGGGGCTGGACGCATTGGGCGTCGCCCCGGTCGATCTGTCTTTGCGCCATGACTACTACCTGCGCTGGATCGCCGAGGGCCGCCATGGCGATATGGGCTGGATGGCGCGCGACAATATCCGCCGCATGAATCCCGAGCGCGTGCTCCCGGAGGCCCGCAGCATTATCTGCGCGGGCATTAACTACTGGCAGCCGGAGCCGTCTCGCCGTGGCCGCATCGCCAAGTACGCCCTCGGCGGCGACTACCACAAGGTCGTGCTCAAGAAACTGAAGCAGTTGTGCAGGTATCTGCGCGAGGAGCATGGCGGGGCGCAGCGCCCCTACGTCGATACCGGTCCGGTGCTGGAGAAGCCTGTCAGCATGCATGCGGGTCTCGGCTGGCAGGGGAAAAGCACCATCCTGCTCAACCCGGAGCACGGTACCTGGCTATTTCTGGGGATCATCTTTACCACGGTCGAGCTTGAGCCCGATGCGGCCGCGACTGAACGCTGCGGATCGTGCACGCGCTGTATCGATGCGTGCCCGACGCGCGCCATTAATGCCCCCTTCCAGCTCGATGCGCGCCGCTGTATTTCCTATCTCACCATCGAGCACAAGGGCTCCATCCCCGAGGAGTTCCGGACCGCTATCGGCGACCGCCTCTACGGCTGCGACGAGTGTCTCGATGTCTGCCCCTGGAACAAGTGGGCGCGCCTCACCCGCGAGGTGAAGTTCACGCCCCGGCCCTTTCCAGATCTGCGGGAGATGCTCCGGTGGGATCAGCACGACCTCGATACCGTGCTGGCGGGGACCGCCATGCGGCGCATCGGGCTCGTCCGCTGGAAGCGAAATGTCTGCGTCGTGCTGGGAAACATCGGCGAAGCTGCCGACCTGCCCGCGCTTACTCAAGCAGCGGCCGATCCCGATCCGATTATCGCCGAGCACGCGCAGTGGGCGCTCAAGCGTGTGCGGGAGCGCCTCGATGTTTCTTCAGAGGCATCTATTCCGGATTCTCGTCGGGCATAGTTGGTTGTATTGCGTTGCGTTGGGGCGGATGCTGAGATACCTTTTATCACGATGAAGCCCCTTGATCTGCGTGAGTGGCCGAAGCTTGTCCGGCCTGGAAGCCGTGTTTTTATCGGCTCGACGGCAGCCTGTCCTCACGCCCTGGTAGAGTCGATGCTCGCCTGCCGGGAGCGGCTCAGAGATGTCGAGCTGGTGCACATTTTCGTGCTGGGTGGCTCACCCTGGGCGGATGAAAAGTATCGCGACACCTTTAAGGTGAATTGCTTTTTTCTCAGTACCGGCACGCGCGAGTCGGTAAACGCCGGCTGGAGCGATTACACGCCGAGCTTTTTGAGCGACGTGCCCGCGCTTTTCAAGGAAGCGATCCTGCCGCTGGATGTCGCCTTGATCCAGGTCTCGCCGCCGGATGAGATGGGCTTCTGTTCGCTGGGTGTGAGTGTGGATGTGGTGGCAGCCGCAGTGCAGAGCGCCCGGTGTGTCATCGCGCAGGTCAACCCGCGCATGCCGCGCACGCTCGGGGAGAGCTTTCTGCATGTCGACGAGATTGACTACTGTCTGGAGGCCGAGGCCGAGCTGCCCGAGTGGCATCCCTCGCCCGGCGCGGGGGAGGCAAGCATCATCGCCGACTATGTGGCGCAGCTGATTGAGGACGGTAGCACACTTCAGCTCGGCGTGGGCAATATCCCTGACCAGGTCTGCCGCGCCCTGAGCGGACACAAGCACCTCGGCGTGCATACCGAGATGTTCAGCGACGGGGTCATGCGCCTGATGCAGTCGGGGGTGATCGACAACAGCCGCAAGACCTACAACCGCGGACGGACGGTGTCGTCGTTCTGTATCGGTAGCCGCGAGCTGTACGACTTTGTTGATGGTAACCCGCATATCCATTTCCTGCCAACAGAGCTGACGAACAACATTACGAACATCGCCCGGAATACCCGCATGGTGGCAATCAATAGCGCCGTGGAGGTGGACTTAACCGGCCAGGTGGCGGCTGACTCGATCCGTGGCCGCTTCTACAGTGGCATCGGCGGGATGGTAGACTTTATGCGTGGAGCTGCTCTGAGCGAGGGTGGGCTGCCGATCATTGCTCTGCCCTCGACCGCAGAGGATGGTATGACCTCGCGTATTGTGCCCCTGCTTAGCCCCGGCGCAGGGGTGGTTGGCAGTCGCGCCGACGTGCATTTTGTCATCACCGAGTATGGCATTGCCACGCTGCGTGGCCGGAGTATCCGCGAACGGGCGCTGGAGCTGATCCAGATTGCGCATCCGAAGTTTCGGGATGATCTGCTGCGCTTTGCGCGTGAGCAGTGCTACGTGCCGCCCTACCAAAAGCTCGTTCCGCGCCCGACGCGCGAAATCGGCGGAGTAGAATTTGAGCGGCTCAAGCTTGCTGACGAAGAGTACGTGCTGCGCCCCCTGCACCCCTCTGATGAGCGCAGGCTGCAGGAGTTCTTTTATTCGCACACGCCCGAGACTGTCCAGAAGCGCTATGGTTATAACATCACCAGCATGACACGCGAACGCGCGCACGAGCTGGTAAGTGTGGACCAGGAAAAGGACCTGGCTTTGGGCATCTTTGCCGTCAAGGGGCCGCGCCAGCGTATCCACGCGGTGGGCCGCTACTATCTGGACCCGGATGGCGAATCGGCAGAGATCGCCTTTGTCGTGCGCGAGACCAAGCGCAGACTCGGGATGGGCGGAGTGCTGCTGCGGCGCATGATCGAGATTGCCACTAAGCGGGGCCTGAATCGGCTATGGGCATTTGTGACAAGGGGTAACGATCCCATGATTCGTTTATTCTATAAGCACGGCGGCCACGGGGAAAAGGTCAATGACCAGGAAGAGCTACGCATAACCTTTAAGCTGAATGCTGATAAGAGCCCGTCTTTGGGTGAGGATCTTGAATAAACAATCGCATAAAGGGACTAGGGTGAGTCCCTTATGGGTGTTGTAGTGCTCTTATGATTATAGGCATGAGTAGTCTATAGGATATTCAAGAAAATGTAATGTATAGCCTCGTTAAGGCTTGCCATAGTTACCGTCTGACCTAGCTATTGCATGTTTAAACACTACAAACAAGCGAGACTATGAGTATTGATAACGAGCTGAAGCGCATAGAGAAGGCTGAGCAAAACCTGGCCAAACAAAAGAAAAAGCTGATTGATCAGCAGAAAAAAGATAAGGCTGCCCAGGCTAAATTAGAAGCCCTGGTTAAGCAGAGCGGGTTCGCAACCCCGAAGGAGCTTGTTGAGGCGCTGATCGAAAAGTACAACCTGCGCCTGCATCGCCGCCGTACGACGACCGGCTCCACGCCGACGGGTCGCCGCAAGCGCACCAAGATCACTCCCGAGCTTCGTGACGAGGTGAAGACTAAGCTTAAGAGCGAGTCGATGAATAAAGTCTCGAAGGATATGCAGATCAGCTACGCGGTTATCGCTAAGATCGCCAAGGGCGCTTACGATAAGATCAAGTAGACTGAGAGTCCATTTTTCTTACCCAGCGCAGGCCTTGAGGCCTGCGTTTTTTTGTGCCTGTTCACCGCGGGCTGCGTTTTGACAAGGCGTTACAGGTGGCATAAGCTATGCTTAAGCAAATTGTCATGCGGCTCGTATTGCCCAGATGCAGGCAGCGCCTCACCCATGAGGATGAGAGCTTCCTGAGTGATACGCTCGCGGTTTCCACCGGAGCGCGTGAGGCGCTTGTTATGCTGCTCAAGGATTCGCAGATGCGCGATGTCCTGCTGGATGAGAAAGCCGTGCTCCACGCTCTGCTCGAGTCGACACGCCCCCTGCCGGTATCGCCCGATCTTTATTTCTATGTGCTCGTGCGCCACAGCCTGCGAAGTGGCGGGATCGACGATCGCGACCTGGCCGACTATCTGGCCTCGCTCCTGATCGCCTATCTGCCGGAGCGGGGATCAGGGCGGACGCATGTGCCCTACATCGGGGACCGGATGAGTGATATCTCCGCAGCGACCGGGCCGGACCGGTTCTTTATGGTGGTCGAGTTGGCGGACCAGTTGCTTTTTCTAACCGGTGTCTTTCCGGCGCATGTCGAGCACCGTCGGCAGCGGCGAGGGGCTCCGTCTTTAGACTTCTATGAGCATGTCGGTCTGGCGCAGTACCGCACCGCCAGCAGCCATGCGCTCGCGCGCGAATTTTGCCTGGAGCCGATTTTTAACGCGCTCGGTGAGGCATTTCACGAGGTGCGGGTCGGCCTGAACCGCCTTGGTGAGACATTGGCCTTTACGGGGGATGATGGTCAGATGCCCTCCGGCCCGCTGCTGAATTAATGATCCCGAAGCGGCCTGCGTGTTGGATAAAAAAGAACCGTAAGCAGCCCGTTTTGGTGCGGGCCGCTTACGGCTCAAGCTGAGTATATGAACGAAAAGCGTTCTGCGGATTACAGGCGCGGGAGCGTCAAGCCGCCGTCCACCATGATGACCTGACCGGTGGAGTAGGGGAAGTCTCCGCGTGCCAGCGAGCTGACGGCGCGGCCGATGTCGTCCGGGAAGCCCCAGCGCGGAGTCACACACAGACCATCGGCGATGAGCTTGTCATACTTTTCTGTGACGCCAGCGGTCATGTCGGTCTTGATCACACCGGGGCGCACTTCGTAGACCGGGATGCCGTACTCGCCGAGGCGCACCGCGAAGAGCTGAGTGGCCATGGAGAGGCCAGCCTTGGCGATGCAGTATTCGCCGCGGTTGACGGAGATGACGGTGGCCGAGATCGAGCTGACGTTGATGATCGCGCCCTGATAGGCGTCGTCGGCTTTTTTCTGCTCCACCATCCAGCGGGCGGCTGCCTGCGTGAGGAAGTACGCGCCCTTCAGGTTCGTGCCCACCACGTAGTCGAAGCTCTCTTCGGAGGCTTCGAGGATGTCGAGGCGCTCCTTGGGGGCGACGCCGGCGTTGTTGACCAGCACGTTGAGCTTGCCGAAGCTTTCGCGCACGACGGCGAGGATGCCTTCGCGGCTTTCCTTCGAGCCGATGTCACCGCGGGCGTAGGCCGTGCGTGCGCCGAGGTCCTGCAGGGCCTTCAGCGCATCGCCGACAGACTCCTCGGGGCGCATGCCGTTAATGACCAGGTCGAATCCGGCCTTGGCCAGTTGTTCGGCACAGCCGAAGCCGATGCCGCGGCTGCCGCCAGTGACGAGGGCGACGGGTTTGTTGACAGTGTTTTCGCTCATAGAAAATAAGGGCGGGCGCTGCCCGCGATTCGGATTAGCTATCGGCGAGCTTGGCCACGGCCTGCATCAATGCGGGATCGGCCGGGTGTCCAAGCCAGAGCACCTTGCCCTCGGGCGAGATCAAGGCGACGTGCGGAATGGAAGTGATGTTGAGGAGGTCGGAAAGGGGGAAGGCTTCGGTCTCGAGGAGCCATTTGAGAGGCGTGCTGGAGATGTCGAGGTCCTTGGCGACTTTCTCGGCGCTGGCGGCGTCTTCGAGGTTTACCCCGGCGAAGACAATGCCCTTGGCGCTGTACTCGGCGGCGCGGGCTTTCAGCTCTGGCATGGCCTGCATGCACGGTCCGCACCAGCTGGCCCAGAAGTCGATGTAGACGGCCTTGTTGCCTTTGACCAGGTCGCCGAGGGTGGTTTCCCCTCCGGCGGCGATAGCAAGCGGCTTGTCCATCGGGATGGTTACATCCGCCATGACCTTATCCTGCCAGTAGGTGTTGACCCATTCGCCGGCGATGGCCTGGGCGACTTCAGGGACCTGGACGAAAGCCTGGCCGATGAGAGCCGAGGCGGCATCCATATCGCCCTTGTCCCAGCTTTTGCGGGCATCGCCCATCAGCACGATGGCGCGGGCGGCGCGGGCGTTTTCAGAGTTGGGGCCATCCGTTTTCTCGATCTCGGGGATGGCTTTCTTAACGTCGGCGATCTTCGCATCGGCCTGTTCGTTCATGCCGAACTGATAGTAGGCCATGGTCTCCAGAATGGTCAGCTCCATGTCGCTGGCTCCCTGAGCCTTCAGCTGCTGGAGCTGCTGCTGGATGATCTCGACGCGGGGGTCCTGCTGCGGTGCGGCAGGTGCGGACTCCTGCGCGAAGGCAGGCTGGGCGATGAGACAGAGCGCAACGGCGGCGCCCGAGAGAATGCGGGTCAGTGATTTCATAGGGTTTATCCGGTGTGGGTGGAGGATGTTTGAGAGTACCTTGCCCGCGGTAGAGACCGCGGGCAAGGCTTCCCTCGAAACAGATTCCGGTGGAACCGGATAATGACAAGGCTTTAGGCCTTCAGTTCCGGCAGGTCGATCCACTGGCGGGCATCGCTGCTCTTGATGCCGTACTCGGCCAGCTGCACGCCCTTGGCGCCTTCGAGGAGGGTCCAGCGGAAGGGCTCGTCGAGCACCACGTGGCGCAGGAACAGCTCCCATTGTACCTTGAAGGCGTTGTCGAAGTTCTCCTGCTCGGGCACCTTGCTCCAGCCGTCGAAGAAGTCGATGGGCTGCGCGATGTCCGGGTTCCAGATCGGCTTGGGGGTGTTCCCGTAGTGCTGGATCCACACGTCACGCAGGCCGACGATGGCGCTGCCC
This genomic interval from Ruficoccus sp. ZRK36 contains the following:
- a CDS encoding GNAT family N-acetyltransferase, producing the protein MKPLDLREWPKLVRPGSRVFIGSTAACPHALVESMLACRERLRDVELVHIFVLGGSPWADEKYRDTFKVNCFFLSTGTRESVNAGWSDYTPSFLSDVPALFKEAILPLDVALIQVSPPDEMGFCSLGVSVDVVAAAVQSARCVIAQVNPRMPRTLGESFLHVDEIDYCLEAEAELPEWHPSPGAGEASIIADYVAQLIEDGSTLQLGVGNIPDQVCRALSGHKHLGVHTEMFSDGVMRLMQSGVIDNSRKTYNRGRTVSSFCIGSRELYDFVDGNPHIHFLPTELTNNITNIARNTRMVAINSAVEVDLTGQVAADSIRGRFYSGIGGMVDFMRGAALSEGGLPIIALPSTAEDGMTSRIVPLLSPGAGVVGSRADVHFVITEYGIATLRGRSIRERALELIQIAHPKFRDDLLRFAREQCYVPPYQKLVPRPTREIGGVEFERLKLADEEYVLRPLHPSDERRLQEFFYSHTPETVQKRYGYNITSMTRERAHELVSVDQEKDLALGIFAVKGPRQRIHAVGRYYLDPDGESAEIAFVVRETKRRLGMGGVLLRRMIEIATKRGLNRLWAFVTRGNDPMIRLFYKHGGHGEKVNDQEELRITFKLNADKSPSLGEDLE
- a CDS encoding TlpA disulfide reductase family protein, coding for MKSLTRILSGAAVALCLIAQPAFAQESAPAAPQQDPRVEIIQQQLQQLKAQGASDMELTILETMAYYQFGMNEQADAKIADVKKAIPEIEKTDGPNSENARAARAIVLMGDARKSWDKGDMDAASALIGQAFVQVPEVAQAIAGEWVNTYWQDKVMADVTIPMDKPLAIAAGGETTLGDLVKGNKAVYIDFWASWCGPCMQAMPELKARAAEYSAKGIVFAGVNLEDAASAEKVAKDLDISSTPLKWLLETEAFPLSDLLNITSIPHVALISPEGKVLWLGHPADPALMQAVAKLADS
- a CDS encoding SAM-dependent methyltransferase, whose product is MEFIRRCGGAVTFERFMREALYHPDSGYYSQHITNVGREGDFSTTTTLNSILGDAVAAWLVDQRHRLFGDTPCAVIELGPGNGALLRQVHQALEKEKRIEGFSFCAVETSPVFRAGLRRSFQGAVEVCDTLAQALELCDGRALIYSNEFVDAFPAVQLAWRKDDWREIYVGVDDGEPHEWSKPLLRGIDADAPTRVREDLRIFVHPSYHAWLRRSLSRLKLGAVLTIDYGKAYPSTECRAYRRHERLEGMDIFAHMGEQDVTCDVNFTDLRRWGEQLGLRTRGMGSQAEFLEKWVPDLAERVQASPAAAFVADPFGAGGAFYVLEQVRPHV
- a CDS encoding 3-ketoacyl-ACP reductase — encoded protein: MSENTVNKPVALVTGGSRGIGFGCAEQLAKAGFDLVINGMRPEESVGDALKALQDLGARTAYARGDIGSKESREGILAVVRESFGKLNVLVNNAGVAPKERLDILEASEESFDYVVGTNLKGAYFLTQAAARWMVEQKKADDAYQGAIINVSSISATVISVNRGEYCIAKAGLSMATQLFAVRLGEYGIPVYEVRPGVIKTDMTAGVTEKYDKLIADGLCVTPRWGFPDDIGRAVSSLARGDFPYSTGQVIMVDGGLTLPRL
- a CDS encoding DMT family transporter, which codes for MKRPESQTSPIDGHRRGVLLMVLSIFLFAASSLIFKAAGDMPGVTGWVISLARGAVGLGIVVVFFWPRGQFQPTHLFTNKLLVLRGILGGGNLTLLYMTMLELGAGRAIVLNCMYPIFGSILAAIFLKEKLRVVQFFWMGLAFFGLTLITGIWEQGLDINGYYALGVLGAFVAGCVIVVIRHLSRTEHTATIFSAQCFYAVLVAIGPVAAHPQIPPPAALAVLVLGGILVSGGQLSMTRAYLYLPVAQGSSMQLSLPVVTALGAVVFLGEQFSLIEAFGAALIIVGCLQMVRLKHRG
- a CDS encoding methyltransferase domain-containing protein; amino-acid sequence: MWDEAYDTDEYVFGTAPNDFLAQQYKQLPKGDILFLAGQGYHVTAVDNSTVGLKKAAALAKSKGVEVNYIHADLAEYDLGRTCWDGIVVIFCHLPPELRAKVYRGIVNALKPGGLLLLECYGPGQMAFGTGGPREESLLLSADIVRRELVGLDFELLEEKHRPVVEGKRHSGQASVVQVLARRATPAGNDGA
- the queG gene encoding tRNA epoxyqueuosine(34) reductase QueG codes for the protein MPDISRMQETAKEGLQRRAKALGLDALGVAPVDLSLRHDYYLRWIAEGRHGDMGWMARDNIRRMNPERVLPEARSIICAGINYWQPEPSRRGRIAKYALGGDYHKVVLKKLKQLCRYLREEHGGAQRPYVDTGPVLEKPVSMHAGLGWQGKSTILLNPEHGTWLFLGIIFTTVELEPDAAATERCGSCTRCIDACPTRAINAPFQLDARRCISYLTIEHKGSIPEEFRTAIGDRLYGCDECLDVCPWNKWARLTREVKFTPRPFPDLREMLRWDQHDLDTVLAGTAMRRIGLVRWKRNVCVVLGNIGEAADLPALTQAAADPDPIIAEHAQWALKRVRERLDVSSEASIPDSRRA